From the Maioricimonas rarisocia genome, one window contains:
- a CDS encoding family 16 glycoside hydrolase, whose amino-acid sequence MNRLVVVAAAALLLTGCPSEPANESTARSAPAAAEPQAELPPLPPPQFEAGTCRIESEPAGLRVFVDGRPVFDAEGKPVVTPCRVTAEAGPHTVTLAGEQSLDFSRQVRFDSEDEFLLTASVQEGTSEALQQPLLQMPAGQPLPLASLNSAGNEFDPFVAADGRSIWFAGDRAEGRGIYVATRSGPYAMFGEPQLVRLTRGTDQPASPSVTADGLSIVYTLRSKARIWGLTRENPLQPFSERVPLHFSSDTGETWPTCQSTGDGERIYYQQEQDAETDTRVVLRSGPTKAFSKVLIVDMPGGVPCLSSDGLRQYVYDGQQLLRARRATVREPFRDGVPILELALPNFVAAPGYRQYFVTDDEQWMFYADDPAASGDLYVVRLSDQPGWGLPLLGEAVQPDEAGPKSESADSPQMAMRDEPDAKQLRDEPVEADDRLPYTRFREDFRSLVGQKKYQEASALIERAAKNPELTAAREMLAWDRDDLEAMSAFQDDVARVIESLEPGDEIRLGSYRFELIQASPESLTLKGKTREIVRPVADMDPPDIAGIVDATIAEDDSPVRLRLAVFAMYMPGFPQRTRQRYAEKAGTDGEQLREEHARRLLQQAEWELDRQRTTTAKELLARIEEAFPESESAQRASDIRDSLYTRIQWTRRGRRQWQTGPLGEFTASDERADGSLLVSPQRYDHFELTMEYRTNSPTGQGGVFFRYPGSGRPYDSAFKIQLSNDRGVAADAYSTGALFSFDAPSKNAAGPQGEWNEFRMLVEGTRVAVEINGEQVLRTTASDPEIPKSGFVALDGITGGISYRKILITDLSGSGD is encoded by the coding sequence CGAATCGGAACCGGCAGGCCTGCGGGTGTTTGTCGACGGTCGGCCGGTCTTCGACGCCGAGGGCAAGCCCGTCGTTACGCCCTGCCGGGTGACGGCCGAGGCGGGCCCGCATACCGTCACGCTTGCCGGCGAACAGTCTCTCGACTTCTCCCGTCAGGTGCGATTCGACTCGGAAGACGAGTTCCTTCTTACTGCCAGCGTCCAGGAGGGAACCAGCGAAGCGCTGCAGCAACCGCTGCTGCAGATGCCGGCAGGACAGCCGTTGCCGCTTGCGTCGCTCAACTCGGCAGGCAACGAGTTCGATCCCTTTGTCGCCGCCGACGGACGATCGATCTGGTTCGCTGGCGACCGGGCGGAAGGACGCGGAATCTACGTCGCCACCCGCAGCGGTCCCTACGCGATGTTCGGTGAGCCTCAGCTGGTCCGGCTGACCCGCGGCACCGATCAGCCCGCCTCTCCGAGCGTGACGGCCGACGGGCTTTCGATCGTCTACACGCTTCGCAGCAAGGCCCGGATCTGGGGACTCACGCGGGAGAACCCCTTGCAGCCGTTTTCGGAGCGGGTCCCGCTGCACTTCAGTTCAGACACCGGCGAGACATGGCCAACCTGCCAGAGTACCGGCGACGGCGAGCGGATCTACTACCAGCAGGAACAGGACGCCGAGACAGACACACGTGTCGTCCTTCGCAGCGGCCCGACGAAGGCGTTCTCCAAAGTCCTGATCGTCGACATGCCGGGCGGTGTTCCCTGCCTTTCATCCGATGGTCTGCGGCAATACGTCTATGACGGACAGCAGCTGCTGAGGGCTCGACGTGCGACTGTCCGCGAACCCTTCCGGGATGGTGTGCCGATCCTCGAACTCGCGTTGCCGAACTTCGTGGCAGCACCCGGCTATCGGCAATACTTCGTCACGGATGACGAGCAGTGGATGTTCTATGCGGACGATCCTGCAGCGAGCGGCGACCTGTACGTCGTCCGTCTGAGTGACCAACCGGGGTGGGGCCTGCCACTGCTCGGCGAAGCGGTGCAGCCAGACGAGGCCGGCCCGAAGTCGGAGTCGGCCGATTCTCCGCAGATGGCAATGCGGGACGAGCCCGACGCGAAGCAACTCCGTGACGAACCGGTCGAAGCGGATGACCGGCTGCCTTACACGCGCTTCCGTGAGGACTTTCGCTCGCTGGTGGGCCAGAAGAAGTATCAGGAAGCTTCAGCCCTGATTGAGCGTGCCGCAAAGAATCCGGAGCTGACCGCCGCCCGCGAAATGCTCGCGTGGGACCGAGACGATCTGGAAGCAATGAGCGCCTTCCAGGACGATGTGGCGCGTGTCATTGAATCCCTCGAACCGGGCGACGAGATTCGCCTGGGATCATACCGCTTCGAACTCATCCAGGCGTCACCGGAGTCACTGACGCTGAAGGGAAAGACCCGGGAGATCGTCCGCCCGGTCGCCGACATGGATCCTCCCGACATCGCCGGGATCGTGGACGCGACAATTGCTGAAGACGATTCGCCCGTGAGGCTGCGGCTGGCCGTTTTCGCCATGTACATGCCGGGCTTTCCGCAGCGAACGCGGCAGCGGTACGCGGAGAAAGCCGGCACCGACGGAGAGCAGCTGCGCGAGGAACACGCTCGAAGACTGCTGCAGCAGGCGGAATGGGAGCTGGACCGGCAGCGGACGACGACGGCAAAGGAACTGCTCGCTCGAATCGAAGAGGCGTTTCCTGAAAGTGAATCGGCGCAAAGAGCGTCCGACATTCGCGACTCACTCTACACCCGCATCCAGTGGACGCGGCGGGGCCGACGGCAATGGCAGACGGGGCCACTCGGCGAGTTCACCGCCAGCGATGAGCGGGCCGACGGATCGCTGCTGGTCTCGCCGCAGCGCTACGATCACTTCGAGCTGACGATGGAGTACCGGACGAATTCGCCGACAGGGCAGGGGGGCGTGTTCTTTCGCTATCCCGGAAGCGGTCGTCCGTACGATAGTGCCTTCAAGATTCAGCTGAGCAACGACCGGGGTGTCGCCGCCGACGCCTATTCGACCGGAGCACTCTTTTCCTTCGACGCTCCATCAAAAAATGCTGCAGGGCCGCAGGGAGAGTGGAACGAGTTCCGTATGCTCGTCGAAGGGACGCGGGTCGCAGTTGAGATCAACGGCGAGCAGGTACTGCGGACGACGGCCTCTGACCCGGAGATCCCGAAGAGCGGTTTCGTCGCTCTCGACGGGATCACCGGTGGGATCTCCTACCGCAAGATCCTGATCACGGATCTGTCCGGATCTGGCGACTGA